The genomic DNA ACCAACTAAATTCGATTCACTGATTGCTGGCCTCGATGTTAACAAGTATGACGTCGTGATCAACGATATTGCTGAGACGGCACAACGTAAACAAAAATATTTATTCTCGACCCCTTATATTTACTCTAAATCACAACTAGCTGTTAAAAAATCATCATCAATTAAGAAAATCACCGATATCAAGGGACAAAAAGTGGCCCAAACAACAACTAGCAATAACGCTAACGATGCTAAGCGCTTAGGAGCTACTGTCACCCCCACTGATGGCTTTCAACAGTCAATTGATCTAGTGAATCAGGGCCGCGTTGCCGGCACGATTAACTCGCGGGAAGCTTTCTACGCCTACCTCAAGCAGAACCCCAAGGCGAGCTTAAAATTCATTAGCGGTGGTTCAGAAATCAAGACCCAAAAAATAGGCGCCATTGTCACCAAAAAACACGCCAAACTGCAAAAACAACTTTCTAAGGCCATTCAAGAATTGCGCCAGGATGGCACACTAAAAAAACTATCTATTAAATACTTCGGTGGTAATGTCACTAATAAGTAAGTGATACTTCATCTATGTTCTAAAAAATAGCTTGTTCGCCAAGCTTTATAAAGAAACTACTTACGATTGTTGCAGTCATAACTCGTAACAACATCTGTGCCTCCCAAAGATTTTTTCTACCTTTGGGAGGCTTTTTGGCGCGACAAAAAGCAGTCCACAATCTCTCGTACCAAAATAAGCCCGTTTTATTCCCACCACTATGGAATATGTCTGCCACTAATAATTATGCAAATGTTTAAACGTAACCAGTAACAATCACCCTAACGCTACTATCGGTGCACGTTAGCCTATATTATTTTTTAATATTTATATTTGACAGTCAATTCTTCTTCGCTGTATACTACTCATTGATCAATACTATACGTCGTATAATATAACAGGAGGGATAGTAATGGCCATTCAAATTAGTTCCGAATTGCTTGACGGTTGTGTTTTAGCTTGTCTTAAGCACCAAGACTACTATGGTTATGCGCTGACTCAACGTCTACAAGCCGCCATCTCAGTATCCGAATCAACGCTTTATCCAGTACTTCGGCGACTCAAGAAAAATGACTGGGTCACTACCTATGATCAAGCTTATCAAGGGCGTAACCGCCGCTATTATCAAATTACAGCTAGTGGTTTGACCCAATTAAATACGATTCAGCAAGAGTGGCAGACTTACTACTTGGCCATTAACCAATTACTTCAGGGGGAGGATGAATCATGAACGATTACTTATCCAAATTTGACGCACTACTCGTTCAACTCAACAATGATGAACGCGATGAGGTCGTTGAATTCTATCGCGAATATTTACTTGATGCAGCAATCGATCGTTACGATGATTGTGTCGCCGAACTAGGAACACCTAAGCAGTTGGCACGTAAAGTATTAGCTGACTATTCGATTCGCTTCAATGAAAATCTCAATGCAAATCTATCTAAACGGCAAAAGTCACAGGCCAACGTACGCACAATTTGGCTAATTGTGTTAGCGCTACTATCAACACCAATCACAATTCCTGCACTAATTGCCATTTTAGCCGTTTTCTTTGCCTTAGCTGTTACCGCCTTTGCATTTGTCATCGCGGCAGGCGCCATCTTAGTGGGAGTTACCATTCTCGCATTTGCCATGTTGACAGCCGGCATTGGGGTCTTCAGTCAATCACTATGGGTGGCCCTGTTCTACCTTGGCAGTGGCCTCGCTATTATCGGCGCTGAACTATTAGTATTACCACTATTTATCTGGCTGATCAGTGTTATTCTACAAGGAATTGCAAAAATCGTACAAAATTTATACCACCGATTTGTTAAGAAGAATCGTGCGGAGCGAGGAGGTCGGCACCATGCGAAAGACAATTAGAGTTGGCGTTATCTTATTAGTTCTTGGACTTATTCTGACCATGTTTGGCATTGCAAATAACGGTATTCAGAGTGTCTATTGGGATCAAGGCTTCCATGTCGTTCACCATAAAACCAAGCATTATCATGTTAGCCAAATAAAAGATATCACGATAGCGACTGCTAATAATGTTATTATCAAGCAAGGCACGACCACTAACGTTACCGTCACGGCCGCACGCACCTTACCAACCATTACGACCGACAATGGTCACGTGATCGTTACATCAACATCGCACAACACTAAAACCGTGGGCTTCATGTTCGACAATGTTGGTCAATTTGCTGATACAACAACGATTACGGTTCCTAAAGGGACAACCGTCAATCGAATTACCGCTAAAACGAGTCAAAGCGGCAACATCACGTTACAAAATATCACCGCCAACCATCTACAAAACCTGAGTACCGATAGTAACGTCAGCTTGACTGATGTCAAAATTAATCGTTCATTGACGTTGACCGGTGATAATTTGCGTTTAACACGGACATCAGCACCTAGTCTACAAATCGATGGCGATCCAGACGTCAATATTACTGATAGTCGTTTTACTACGAATGCTTCTAAAATTGTTACTGATGAAGGCGATATTCACCTGAACAATAATCGATTCAAAGCACTTAAAATAACGACTAGTGATGGTGATATTACGCTCAATAATAATCATATTACCGAAAACTTAGCGGCCACAACTAGCGATGGCGATATTCACAGCACCGTATCGCGGACAACCGGTGTCCGAGCAAGTACCGGTGATGGTGATTTACACATCTTTGATCATACCCAATCCGATGGCAGTGGCTATCAAGTTAATCAAGCAGCAGCGGTTCAATACCGCTTGACGACTGCCGATGGTGATATTACTGTCACTAGTAACTAATCTAGCAAACATCCAAAAATCGGTTAATTTCAATCGTCAAGAAAAAAAGAAGCCCTTTAAGAACTCACAATAAGTTCTTAAAGGGCTTCTTTGATCTCGATTATCAACAGGCAACGAAATAATTTACTAGTCACATTTTGAGCTGCTTCACAATTACTCTAGTTCATAACAACGGGTACTAAATCCATTCCTTGAAATTTAT from Lactiplantibacillus paraplantarum includes the following:
- a CDS encoding DUF1700 domain-containing protein — encoded protein: MNDYLSKFDALLVQLNNDERDEVVEFYREYLLDAAIDRYDDCVAELGTPKQLARKVLADYSIRFNENLNANLSKRQKSQANVRTIWLIVLALLSTPITIPALIAILAVFFALAVTAFAFVIAAGAILVGVTILAFAMLTAGIGVFSQSLWVALFYLGSGLAIIGAELLVLPLFIWLISVILQGIAKIVQNLYHRFVKKNRAERGGRHHAKDN
- a CDS encoding PadR family transcriptional regulator; translation: MAIQISSELLDGCVLACLKHQDYYGYALTQRLQAAISVSESTLYPVLRRLKKNDWVTTYDQAYQGRNRRYYQITASGLTQLNTIQQEWQTYYLAINQLLQGEDES
- a CDS encoding DUF4097 family beta strand repeat-containing protein, with the translated sequence MRKTIRVGVILLVLGLILTMFGIANNGIQSVYWDQGFHVVHHKTKHYHVSQIKDITIATANNVIIKQGTTTNVTVTAARTLPTITTDNGHVIVTSTSHNTKTVGFMFDNVGQFADTTTITVPKGTTVNRITAKTSQSGNITLQNITANHLQNLSTDSNVSLTDVKINRSLTLTGDNLRLTRTSAPSLQIDGDPDVNITDSRFTTNASKIVTDEGDIHLNNNRFKALKITTSDGDITLNNNHITENLAATTSDGDIHSTVSRTTGVRASTGDGDLHIFDHTQSDGSGYQVNQAAAVQYRLTTADGDITVTSN
- a CDS encoding transporter substrate-binding domain-containing protein; its protein translation is MKKWIKTLSLAILGLALTVTLTACGNSNSSKSSTSSASSQLGLQKSGTLTIGLEGTFQPYSYRKDGKLTGFEVDLGKAVAKKLGLKAQFVPTKFDSLIAGLDVNKYDVVINDIAETAQRKQKYLFSTPYIYSKSQLAVKKSSSIKKITDIKGQKVAQTTTSNNANDAKRLGATVTPTDGFQQSIDLVNQGRVAGTINSREAFYAYLKQNPKASLKFISGGSEIKTQKIGAIVTKKHAKLQKQLSKAIQELRQDGTLKKLSIKYFGGNVTNK